A stretch of DNA from Cannabis sativa cultivar Pink pepper isolate KNU-18-1 chromosome X, ASM2916894v1, whole genome shotgun sequence:
aaataactctaaataattatttaacaaataATCATCAATGACTACAAATATAATAGTGATAGCTcggtaaaaactaaaaatatatcaaTGCTTATTGAGAAATATAGAAAAAAGTAAAACTTGCTAAATTTCTATTAAACCAACCAACTtatagaaaataacatgtatattaaataaataaatgagtcattagatattttgataagAATGTAGGTTTTGTGAAATTACAAAACTAACTAGTCATACAAAGTCGTCGGATCTGAGTAAGCGAGGTAGGTCAAAATAGCTGAAGTGTTGAACCCATTGAAGTTGGACCCAGCCGCCATGGTGTAAGCACCCATTTTCGTAAACAAAAGCCAATCGTTCACCTCCAGTTCCGGTAGCCGGTAACCAGTCAAAACCGTATCAAGCGCGTCGCACGTGGGTCCAAACACAGTCGAGTCATACGTTATTTCTCCTTCGCACGTGGGATTGGCACGCTTTGACGAGCACGCCAGAGGTACGCACGTGAGAGTTGCGTGGTCGTACAGTAAGCAATTCATGGACCCATAGATTCCGTCGTTAATCCAATACTCTCTCAAATCGCCTCGAACTCGCTTCCCGATAACGTTAGCGGCTAAAGTGAACGCCGTCTCCCCGAAGAACCGACCCGGCTCGGCTATGATGCTCAACCCTTGAGAATTGGGGAAGTAAGTTCTCAGAGCGGCTCTTACGTTCGAAGCCGCTTCTTCAAACGTCTCACCGGATGTGAAACCCCCGCCGATGTTTAACACTTTCATTTGTTGGAACCCGAGCCGAGCCGCTGTCTCGAATACAGTCTTGGCTGCCTCTATGGCACCTCTGTAAGCACCCGAATGAGTGTCTCCGCTTCCGATATGGAACGATACGCCGCAGACGGTCAGTCCCGCTGCTTGAGCCGCTCGAAGGAGAGGTTCGACTTCATCAGGCAGCGCGCCGTATTTGGGACCCAGTGGGCATCGGGCCACGCCATCATCCGGAGCTTTGATCCGAATGAGAAGCCCACATTTGGGGTGCCACTTTCGGATCTTCTCAACCTCGTCTTTTGAATCGAATGTGGTTAGGTTAACACCTACGGTAGCGGCGTACTTGATATGGGCCTCAGGTTTACATGGGTTAGCGAAGACGATTTGGGCCGGGGAAACTCCAAGGCCCAAAACCGTTTGAATCTCGGCCCGGCTAGCGCAGTCGAAACCTGAGCCAAGTGCGGCCATGGCACCCAGTAAAGCTTGGTCTGGGTTACATTTGACGGCGTAGAAAGGTTTGACGGTTGGGAGGGTACGGGTCCACTCGTCCATGAGATTAACGACAACCCCCAAATCAAGAACATAAAATGGTTCTTGTTCTTGTAATTGGGTGTCGTTAATGATAGTTTGCATGAAACTAATCAACCCATTATTATGTTTATCGATAGGTGTAACTTTCTTCCCTCTCACACCTGGTGAGCCCGAAATAAGTTGCAGGCTCATGATTGGGTTCGATTGTCCATTGCTGCCCATTCTCCCCAACCCTACGTATGAAAAAACAAGGAGAAGTTGGATTTGGTTTAGGACGTATTTGGTTGGAACATGTATGTAGTAAGTATCATGTGTATATGAaggtaataattatttatttatattataggaGAAGCAAAACATTAAACCGGTGGTGCCAATTGTTTTTGGGTTGGTGACACTTGGTGTGAAAATTTGGAAATGTGAAAATAAtgagatgaaaaagaaaaagaaaaactagaCAATGTTTTGAGTCTAGCtactttaattttcaaattcttcAATTAAGTGAGATTTGGTGAATAATAGCTGAATGGTATAACTAGGGCTGTGTTTGGGAAAATGGGGCCTTAGCcgatgtaaattaattttttttttgataagaatagaattcttaaattaattacataaatGTGACTCGTTTTGCATATTTTGATAACCTAACTTTTTAGAAAATTTGAGATATTAATCGTAATTAGAATACATAATTAAATATAGGGATAATTACATGACACTAttgtttgtaaaaaaattacatttttatgtttaaagaatttaattttatattaatacgattttttataaaaacaacacgaaaacaataagaaaactacataaaaataatatctaaataacattaaaatatcaacaaaaaataacataaagaccgtattttttgtaaataaaatcaaaaaatcgtaaaaatattaaaaattctataaatcgtattttgtaatttttttgttatttttgtgtatttgtaaaataatcccttaaatatatacatttccctacatatataaaacaataaattgaATTGGTCTAGTAGGGAGGTGCAATACCGTTACTAGGGATGCACACGATACTAGCAAAGAATTCTCCACTGTCCCCATCCCCGTTAAGGATTTTAATTCTCATCCTCGCTTATTCCCCATAGGAGATGGCGTGGGGAGTCCCCTAATGGAGGCAGGGACGGGATGGAAAATCTCctaataaaaagataaagtttataataaaaattaaaattcataaaaatattaaactacataataattaaaatattgcaCACTAATTATCattcaataaattaattattatccaaaacacaacttaaaattcataaaaagatACTAATATGctaaaaaatacaaacataaattataaaatattattagaaatataaaataaaatactaaatggGTTCCCGTCGAGGTGAGGAGTTTTATCCCTATCCCCACCCCGTTTAACATTCGAGGACAAAATAtaatcagggccggccctgaaacaaAGTGGGTCACACgaaaaaattcatttttgagcctgttgctcctaaaatcgcccaatatacgtggaccgatcaagaggggacacgtggatcgtataacttggaaagatttgctaagtctttttatgccaccgaggaagcgctattaacatgggtccggaggagacacccggagtataagctactcccggaagctagtatagcgtgaaggctctccgggatgtgtcaggtctctcccgagaaatcaagtcgcatttaatgctgcatgggaggaagcgtgttgggactgcaacacgcaataaagtctgacggcacaacccccaaacagcagcgctacagtaatgatcatttaagtctagcgacgactactctgcgaagagtcacgtcaatcataagacaaaaaggacattctccataaaagccctacaacacctagggatttgaccatgcatcacccatggtatattcatcggaaatgcccaactttatggatacttacagatacatgtgtaagaacaattctagggattaccccaccaaaacactataaataccccctcaaagctcatttaatggggtcggaggatcttggttgcaaaagagcaagaagagaaagaactcaccaagaacattctctgtatttaagagaaaaacattctctcaagtgtagaatctgtattaaatacatccattaatagcagtggctcgtggactaaggctcattaacgccccaaccacgtaaaaagtcttcgtctcgctttcttacagctcattattataaacatattttaatagttgccgaaaaactcggtcaacattttggtgctttcattgagagctgaggaaagctgcttcgcaacaagcatttaacttcacgataatggtggagacaagagctacacgtcatcctcgcctctcagaagacgctcaagaccccaatgaggaagatgtagcctcgaGGGCAGcggaggagtccgaggaagaagttccggatgaaaaccacgaggaacacctcgacgagtacgctTACGATGATGGGAGCTACCAAGAGGccggtgctcctcagacaaaaagctatcgatcacgaagctgagatcgaagctcagaaagtgcaaaatcaaaagatgcatgaggtgatgctagccatgcagaaagccatggaggcagctggtattcacgtgcatcccaaggcgatggccgctggactcgacggggagccagcgacgtcttcgcctaattcccagcagcaaaggcctagggaacctagccctataaggcaccctggcGAGGAAAACCaagcaaaaaaccctacttctgcccctggtcgacagaaaaaggcgcaggatccgcgaaaggtccgctcggatttccctaaagggaaaggtccgcggaggggcaagccccaaagagggagtcttggccctcgggatcgaggggaccaggaaaagcgtttccgtgcaccagaaccgggggtagaggaagaggaggacgagagatgtccacccattgatctgagaaatcaaatcaatgggaatcaaggtgacctccgggatcaccttgatcaaaaaagatacagacccgaagtctcctcgggtactgtaaacgaagggattatggcagagtttgccatccttcgaaaagatattgcccgagtctccggAGGCGAAGGGAGATGACTCGCGACTCGGACGGTGAGGACCGAGAGCcttgtgccaagcatatcctagaggcggagctccctaaaaatttcaagatgcccgagatggcggcatatgcgggaactccgaccccggtgatcacttgtcacgattcaaccgagtcatgacgaTCATGCGGGTcggcaatgacgccaaatgcctatgcttccccctcactgcGAGCGGAtcggcggaggaatggttcaagaaattggaaccgggatcggtgggatgttggaacaaactccaaaccaacttccggagacaatttgtcgccgccaggaaggtcaacttg
This window harbors:
- the LOC133032495 gene encoding ornithine decarboxylase-like gives rise to the protein MGSNGQSNPIMSLQLISGSPGVRGKKVTPIDKHNNGLISFMQTIINDTQLQEQEPFYVLDLGVVVNLMDEWTRTLPTVKPFYAVKCNPDQALLGAMAALGSGFDCASRAEIQTVLGLGVSPAQIVFANPCKPEAHIKYAATVGVNLTTFDSKDEVEKIRKWHPKCGLLIRIKAPDDGVARCPLGPKYGALPDEVEPLLRAAQAAGLTVCGVSFHIGSGDTHSGAYRGAIEAAKTVFETAARLGFQQMKVLNIGGGFTSGETFEEAASNVRAALRTYFPNSQGLSIIAEPGRFFGETAFTLAANVIGKRVRGDLREYWINDGIYGSMNCLLYDHATLTCVPLACSSKRANPTCEGEITYDSTVFGPTCDALDTVLTGYRLPELEVNDWLLFTKMGAYTMAAGSNFNGFNTSAILTYLAYSDPTTLYD